One Tachypleus tridentatus isolate NWPU-2018 chromosome 3, ASM421037v1, whole genome shotgun sequence DNA window includes the following coding sequences:
- the LOC143245789 gene encoding uncharacterized protein LOC143245789, which yields MSTASGTSELQQGEYTTTMFPFTTESETEGYISTMSISMSGTSVTSDSQTQEITPNVSILQSTTNRLSQPQDITSSESILSSATSGMLESQPEESTSSQSKLTSTASGTSELQQREYTTTMFPFTTESETEGYISAMSISMSGTSESSKSQPQEMTPSESVLKSASSESSESQQKATTSSGVSSSESHLSLTSSEVIEFQQEESTTTESESTSTASGTSELKQQKATTTTMTLLSSESQPKEYSSTKSLSTTLSLESQPQKMTPSESVPKLTSSGSPESQEKATTSSESVLSSTASKMLETQPEESASSQTKLTSTASRTSEFHPEEATTIMSLLTSESQPKEPISTRHLSTSGTSISSESEPQVMISSESVISSTTSGILESQPQESTSSQSKLMSTASATSELQQGEYTTTMFPFTTESETEGYISTLSISMSGTSVSSESQPQEMTASESILNFTSSTSSDLQQKATTPSKSVLSSTTSEMLESKPEVTTSSQSTLTLTSRETSEFQPEKDTTTTYPLKSEYPAYKHTSTKQLSTSGTSVSFDSQTQEITPNVSILQSTTNRLSQPQDITSSESILSSATSGMLESQPEESTSSQSILTSTASGTSELQQREYTTTMFPFTTESETEGYISAMSISMSGTSESSKSQPQEMTPTTTSSGVSSSESHLSLTSSEVIESQSKESTSSQSMLTSTASGTLELQPREYATTTSSLTSESQRKESTSSSSASNSRTSGSHASQQLGITSSESVPTSTASVKLKSQPEQSTSTQTKLMSTTSGTSELQPGELYTATISLFTTESESRSISTSGTSVSSKSQPQEMTPSESVLKSASSESSESQQKATTSSGVSSSESHLSLTSSEVIESQSEESTTTESESTSTASGTSELKQQKATTTTMTLLSSESQPKEYFSTKSVLTTLSLESQPQKITPSESVLKLTSSGSPESQEKATTSSESVLSSTASKMLETQPEESASSQTKLTSTASRTSEFHPEEATTIMSLLTSESQPKEPTSSRHLSTSGTSISSESEPQVMISSESVISSTTSGILESQPQESTSSQSKLMSTASATSELQQGEYTTTMFPFTTESETEGYISTLSISMSGTSVSSESQPQEMTASESILNFTSSTSSDLQQKQQLLDITSSESILSSATSGMLESQPEESTSSQSILTSTASGTSELQQREYTTTMFPFTTESETEGYISAMSISMSGTSESSNSQPQEMTPSESVLKSASSESSESQQKQQLLVVSLLSMLTSTASGTLELQPREYATTTSSLTSESQRKESTSSSSASNSRTSESHASQQLGITSSESVPTSTASVKLKSQPEQSTSTQTKLMSTTSGTSELQPGELYTATISLFTTESESRSISTSGTSVSSKSQPQEMTPSESVLKSASSESSESQQKATTSSGVSSSESHLSLTSSEVIESQSEESTTTESESTSTASGTSELKQQKATTTTMTLLSSESQPKEYFSTKSVLTTLSLESQPQKITPSESVLKLTSSGSPESQEKATTSSESVLSSTASKMLETQPEESASSQTKLTSTASRTSEFYPEEATTIMSLLTSESQPKEPISTRHLSTSGTSISSESEPQVMISSESVISSTTSGILESQPQESTSSQSKLMSTASATSELQQGEYTTTMFPFTTESETEGYISTLSISMSGTSVSSESQPQEMTASESILNFTSSTSLDLQQKATTPSKSVLSSTTSEMLESKPEETTSSQSTLTLTSRETSEFQPEKIRQQPTTSSGVSSSESHLSLTSSEVIESQSKESTSSQSMLTSTASGTLELQPREYATTTSSLTSESQRKESTSSSSASNSRTSGSHASQQLGITSSESVPTSTASVKLKSQPEQSTSTQTKLMSTTSGTSELQPGELYTATISLFTTESESRSISTSGTSVSSKSQPQEMTPSESVLKSASSESSESQQKATTSSGVSSSESHLSLTSSEVIESQSEESTTTESESTSTASGTSELKQQKATTTTMTLLSSESQPKEYFSTKSVLTTLSLESQPQKITPSESVLKLTSSGSPESQEKATTSSESVLSSTASKMLETQPEESASSQTKLTSTASRTSEFHPEEATTIMSLLTSESQPKEPTSSRHLSTSGTSISSESEPQVMISSESVISSTTSGILESQPQESTSSQSKLMSTASATSELQQGEYTTTMFPFTTESETEGYISTLSISMSGTSVSSESQPQEMTASESILNFTSSTSSDLQQKATTPSKSVLSSTTSEMLESKPEETTSSQSTLTLTSRETSEFQPEKDTTTTYPLKSEYPAYKHTSTKQLSTSGTSVSFDSETQEITPNVSILPSTTNRLSQPQDITSSESILSSATSGMLESQPEESTSSQSILTSTASGTSELQQREYTTTMFPFTTESETEGYISAMSISMSGTSESSKSQPQEMTTSESVLKSASSESSESQQKATTSSGVSSSESHLSLTSSEVIESQSKESTSSQSMLTSTASGTLELQPREYATTTSSLTSESQRKESTSSSSASNSRTSGSHASQQLGITSSESVPTSTASVKLKSQPEQSTSTQTKLMSTTSGTSELQPGELYTATISLFTTESESRSISTSGTSVSSKSQPQEMTPSESVLKSASSESSESQQKATTSSGVSSSESHLSLTSSEVIESQSEESTTTESESTSTASGTSELKQQKATTTTMTLLSSESQPKEYFSTKSVLTTLSLESQPQK from the exons ATGTCAACTGCAAGTGGAACGTCAGAATTGCAACAAGGAGAATATACTACCACAATGTTTCCATTTACCACAGAATCAGAAACTGAAGGATACATTTCAACTATGTCAATATCGATGTCAGGAACAAGTGTAACCTCCGACTCACAAACACAAGAAATAACACCTAATGTGTCTATTCTACAATCAACTACAAACAGGCTGTCACAACCGCAGGATATCACCTCTAGTGAATCTATTCTATCGTCAGCTACAAGTGGCATGTTAGAATCTCAACCTGAGGAAAGTACCTCATCACAGTCAAAATTAACGTCAACTGCAAGTGGAACGTCAGAATTGCAACAAAGAGAATATACTACCACAATGTTTCCATTTACCACAGAATCAGAAACTGAAGGATACATTTCAGCTATGTCAATATCGATGTCAGGAACAAGTGAATCCTCAAAATCACAACCACAAGAAATGACACCTAGTGAGTCTGTTCTAAAATCAGCTTCAAGTGAATCATCAGAATCACAACAAAAAGCAACAACTTCTAGTGGTGTCTCTTCTAGTGAGTCTCATCTGTCATTAACTTCAAGCGAAGTGATAGAATTTCAACAAGAGGAAAGTACCACAACAGAGTCAGAGTCAACGTCCACGGCAAGTGGAACCTCAGAATTGAAACAACAAAAAGCTACTACTACAACAATGACTCTCTTATCCTCAGAATCTCAACCAAAGgaatattcttcaaccaagtcccTATCGACGACACTATCCTTAGAATCACAACCACAAAAAATGACACCTAGTGAGTCTGTTCCAAAATTAACTTCGAGTGGATCACCAGAATCACAAGAAAAAGCAACGACTTCTAGTGAGTCTGTTCTGTCATCAACTGCAAGTAAGATGTTAGAAACTCAACCAGAGGAAAGTGCCTCATCACAGACGAAATTAACGTCAACTGCAAGCAGAACGTCAGAATTCCATCCAGAAGAAGCTACTACAATAATGTCTCTATTAACATCAGAATCTCAACCAAAAGAACCTATTTCAACTAGGCACCTATCGACATCAGGAACAAGTATATCATCCGAATCAGAACCACAAGTAATGATCTCTAGTGAATCTGTTATATCGTCAACTACAAGTGGGATTTTAGAATCTCAACCACAGGAAAGTACCTCATCACAGTCAAAGTTAATGTCAACTGCAAGTGCAACGTCAGAATTGCAACAAGGAGAATATACTACCACAATGTTTCCATTTACCACAGAATCAGAAACTGAAGGATACATTTCAACTTTGTCAATATCGATGTCAGGAACAAGTGTATCTTCAGAATCACAACCACAAGAAATGACAGCTAGTGAGTCTATTCTAAACTTCACTTCAAGTACCTCATCAGATTTACAACAAAAAGCAACAACTCCTAGTAAGTCTGTTCTGTCATCAACTACCAGTGAGATGTTAGAATCTAAACCAGAGGTAACTACCTCATCACAGTCAACGTTAACGTTAACTAGTAGAGAAACGTCAGAATTCCAACCAGAAAAAGATACGACAACAACGTATCCATTAAAATCGGAATATCCAGCATATAAACATACTTCAACTAAGCAGCTATCGACGTCAGGAACAAGTGTATCCTTCGACTCACAAACACAAGAAATAACACCTAATGTGTCTATTCTACAATCAACTACAAACAGGCTGTCACAACCACAGGATATCACCTCTAGTGAATCTATTCTATCGTCAGCTACAAGTGGGATGTTAGAATCTCAACCTGAGGAAAGTACCTCATCACAGTCAATATTAACGTCAACTGCAAGTGGAACGTCAGAATTGCAACAAAGAGAATATACTACCACAATGTTTCCATTTACCACAGAATCAGAAACTGAAGGATACATTTCAGCTATGTCAATATCGATGTCAGGAACAAGTGAATCCTCAAAATCACAACCACAAGAAATGACACCTA CAACAACTTCTAGTGGTGTCTCTTCTAGTGAGTCTCATCTGTCATTAACTTCAAGCGAAGTGATAGAATCTCAATCAAAGGAAAGTACCTCATCACAGTCAATGTTAACGTCAACTGCAAGTGGAACGTTAGAATTGCAACCAAGAGAATATGCGACAACAACGTCTTCATTAACCTCGGAATCTCAACGAAAAGAATCCACTTCAAGCAGTTCCGCGTCGAATTCCAGAACGAGTGGATCGCATGCATCACAACAACTAGGAATAACCTCTAGTGAGTCTGTTCCAACCTCAACTGCAAGTGTGAAATTGAAATCACAACCGGAACAAAGTACATCAACACAGACAAAGTTAATGTCAACTACAAGTGGCACATCAGAATTACAACCAGGAGAATTATATACTGCCACAATATCTCTATTTACAACAGAATCGGAAAGTAGGTCAATATCGACGTCAGGAACAAGTGTATCCTCAAAATCACAACCACAAGAAATGACACCTAGTGAGTCTGTTCTAAAATCAGCTTCAAGTGAATCATCAGAATCACAACAAAAAGCAACAACATCTAGTGGTGTTTCTTCTAGTGAGTCTCATCTGTCATTAACTTCAAGCGAAGTGATAGAATCTCAATCAGAGGAAAGTACCACAACAGAGTCAGAGTCAACGTCCACGGCAAGTGGAACCTCAGAATTGAAACAACAAAAAGCTACTACTACAACAATGACTCTCTTATCCTCAGAATCTCAAccaaaagaatatttttcaaccAAGTCCGTATTGACGACACTATCCTTAGAATCACAACCACAAAAAATAACACCTAGTGAGTCTGTTCTAAAATTAACTTCGAGTGGATCACCAGAATCACAAGAAAAAGCAACGACTTCTAGTGAGTCTGTTCTGTCATCAACTGCAAGTAAGATGTTAGAAACTCAACCAGAGGAAAGTGCCTCATCACAGACAAAATTAACGTCAACTGCAAGCAGAACGTCAGAATTCCATCCAGAAGAAGCTACTACAATAATGTCTCTATTAACATCAGAATCTCAACCAAAAGAACCTACTTCAAGTAGGCACCTATCGACATCAGGAACAAGTATATCATCCGAATCAGAACCACAAGTAATGATCTCTAGTGAATCTGTTATATCGTCAACTACAAGTGGGATTTTAGAATCTCAACCACAGGAAAGTACCTCATCACAGTCAAAGTTAATGTCAACTGCAAGTGCAACGTCAGAATTGCAACAAGGAGAATATACTACCACAATGTTTCCATTTACCACAGAATCAGAAACTGAAGGATACATTTCAACTTTGTCAATATCGATGTCAGGAACAAGTGTATCTTCAGAATCACAACCACAAGAAATGACAGCTAGTGAGTCTATTCTAAACTTCACTTCAAGTACCTCATCAGATTTACAACAAAAGCAACAACTCCTA GATATCACCTCTAGTGAATCTATTCTATCGTCAGCTACAAGTGGGATGTTAGAATCTCAACCTGAGGAAAGTACCTCATCACAGTCAATATTAACGTCAACTGCAAGTGGAACGTCAGAATTGCAACAAAGAGAATATACTACCACAATGTTTCCATTTACCACAGAATCAGAAACTGAAGGATACATTTCAGCTATGTCAATATCGATGTCAGGAACAAGTGAATCCTCAAACTCACAACCACAAGAAATGACACCTAGTGAGTCTGTTCTAAAATCAGCTTCAAGTGAATCATCAGAATCACAACAAAAGCAACAACTTCTAGTGGTGTCTCTTCTA TCAATGTTAACGTCAACTGCAAGTGGAACGTTAGAATTGCAACCAAGAGAATATGCGACAACAACGTCTTCATTAACCTCGGAATCTCAACGAAAAGAATCCACTTCAAGCAGTTCCGCGTCGAATTCCAGAACGAGTGAATCGCATGCATCACAACAACTAGGAATAACCTCTAGTGAGTCTGTTCCAACCTCAACTGCAAGTGTGAAATTGAAATCACAACCGGAACAAAGTACATCAACACAGACAAAGTTAATGTCAACTACAAGTGGCACATCAGAATTACAACCAGGAGAATTATATACTGCCACAATATCTCTATTTACAACAGAATCGGAAAGTAGGTCAATATCGACGTCAGGAACAAGTGTATCCTCAAAATCACAACCACAAGAAATGACACCTAGTGAGTCTGTTCTAAAATCAGCTTCAAGTGAATCATCAGAATCACAACAAAAAGCAACAACATCTAGTGGTGTTTCTTCTAGTGAGTCTCATCTGTCACTAACTTCAAGCGAAGTGATAGAATCTCAATCAGAGGAAAGTACCACAACAGAGTCAGAGTCAACGTCCACGGCAAGTGGAACCTCAGAATTGAAACAACAAAAAGCTACTACTACAACAATGACTCTCTTATCCTCAGAATCTCAAccaaaagaatatttttcaaccAAGTCCGTATTGACGACACTATCCTTAGAATCACAACCACAAAAAATAACACCTAGTGAGTCTGTTCTAAAATTAACTTCGAGTGGATCACCAGAATCACAAGAAAAAGCAACGACTTCTAGTGAGTCTGTTCTGTCATCAACTGCAAGTAAGATGTTAGAAACTCAACCAGAGGAAAGTGCCTCATCACAGACAAAATTAACGTCAACTGCAAGCAGAACGTCAGAATTCTATCCAGAAGAAGCTACTACAATAATGTCTCTATTAACATCAGAATCTCAACCAAAAGAACCTATTTCAACTAGGCACCTATCGACATCAGGAACAAGTATATCATCCGAATCAGAACCACAAGTAATGATCTCTAGTGAATCTGTTATATCGTCAACTACAAGTGGGATTTTAGAATCTCAACCACAGGAAAGTACCTCATCACAGTCAAAGTTAATGTCAACTGCAAGTGCAACGTCAGAATTGCAACAAGGAGAATATACTACCACAATGTTTCCATTTACCACAGAATCAGAAACTGAAGGATACATTTCAACTTTGTCAATATCGATGTCAGGAACAAGTGTATCTTCAGAATCACAACCACAAGAAATGACAGCTAGTGAGTCTATTCTAAACTTCACTTCAAGTACCTCATTAGATTTACAACAAAAAGCAACAACTCCTAGTAAGTCTGTTCTGTCATCAACTACCAGTGAGATGTTAGAATCTAAACCAGAGGAAACTACCTCATCACAGTCAACGTTAACGTTAACTAGTAGAGAAACGTCAGAATTCCAACCAGAAAAGATACGACAACAAC CAACAACTTCTAGTGGTGTCTCTTCTAGTGAGTCTCATCTGTCATTAACTTCAAGCGAAGTGATAGAATCTCAATCAAAGGAAAGTACCTCATCACAGTCAATGTTAACGTCAACTGCAAGTGGAACGTTAGAATTGCAACCAAGAGAATATGCGACAACAACGTCTTCATTAACCTCGGAATCTCAACGAAAAGAATCCACTTCAAGCAGTTCCGCGTCGAATTCCAGAACGAGTGGATCGCATGCATCACAACAACTAGGAATAACCTCTAGTGAGTCTGTTCCAACCTCAACTGCAAGTGTGAAATTGAAATCACAACCGGAACAAAGTACATCAACACAGACAAAGTTAATGTCAACTACAAGTGGCACATCAGAATTACAACCAGGAGAATTATATACTGCCACAATATCTCTATTTACAACAGAATCGGAAAGTAGGTCAATATCGACGTCAGGAACAAGTGTATCCTCAAAATCACAACCACAAGAAATGACACCTAGTGAGTCTGTTCTAAAATCAGCTTCAAGTGAATCATCAGAATCACAACAAAAAGCAACAACATCTAGTGGTGTTTCTTCTAGTGAGTCTCATCTGTCATTAACTTCAAGCGAAGTGATAGAATCTCAATCAGAGGAAAGTACCACAACAGAGTCAGAGTCAACGTCCACGGCAAGTGGAACCTCAGAATTGAAACAACAAAAAGCTACTACTACAACAATGACTCTCTTATCCTCAGAATCTCAAccaaaagaatatttttcaaccAAGTCCGTATTGACGACACTATCCTTAGAATCACAACCACAAAAAATAACACCTAGTGAGTCTGTTCTAAAATTAACTTCGAGTGGATCACCAGAATCACAAGAAAAAGCAACGACTTCTAGTGAGTCTGTTCTGTCATCAACTGCAAGTAAGATGTTAGAAACTCAACCAGAGGAAAGTGCCTCATCACAGACAAAATTAACGTCAACTGCAAGCAGAACGTCAGAATTCCATCCAGAAGAAGCTACTACAATAATGTCTCTATTAACATCAGAATCTCAACCAAAAGAACCTACTTCAAGTAGGCACCTATCGACATCAGGAACAAGTATATCATCCGAATCAGAACCACAAGTAATGATCTCTAGTGAATCTGTTATATCGTCAACTACAAGTGGGATTTTAGAATCTCAACCACAGGAAAGTACCTCATCACAGTCAAAGTTAATGTCAACTGCAAGTGCAACGTCAGAATTGCAACAAGGAGAATATACTACCACAATGTTTCCATTTACCACAGAATCAGAAACTGAAGGATACATTTCAACTTTGTCAATATCGATGTCAGGAACAAGTGTATCTTCAGAATCACAACCACAAGAAATGACAGCTAGTGAGTCTATTCTAAACTTCACTTCAAGTACCTCATCAGATTTACAACAAAAAGCAACAACTCCTAGTAAGTCTGTTCTGTCATCAACTACCAGTGAGATGTTAGAATCTAAACCAGAGGAAACTACCTCATCACAGTCAACGTTAACGTTAACTAGTAGAGAAACGTCAGAATTCCAACCAGAAAAAGATACGACAACAACGTATCCATTAAAATCGGAATATCCAGCATATAAACATACTTCAACTAAGCAGCTATCGACGTCAGGAACAAGTGTATCCTTCGACTCAGAAACACAAGAAATAACACCTAATGTGTCTATTCTACCATCAACTACAAACAGGCTGTCACAACCACAGGATATCACCTCTAGTGAATCTATTCTATCGTCAGCTACAAGTGGGATGTTAGAATCTCAACCTGAGGAAAGTACCTCATCACAGTCAATATTAACGTCAACTGCAAGTGGAACGTCAGAATTGCAACAAAGAGAATATACTACCACAATGTTTCCATTTACCACAGAATCAGAAACTGAAGGATACATTTCAGCTATGTCAATATCGATGTCAGGAACAAGTGAATCCTCAAAATCACAACCACAAGAAATGACAACTAGTGAGTCTGTTCTAAAATCAGCTTCAAGTGAATCATCAGAATCACAACAAAAAGCAACAACTTCTAGTGGTGTCTCTTCTAGTGAGTCTCATCTGTCATTAACTTCAAGCGAAGTGATAGAATCTCAATCAAAGGAAAGTACCTCATCACAGTCAATGTTAACGTCAACTGCAAGTGGAACGTTAGAATTGCAACCAAGAGAATATGCGACAACAACGTCTTCATTAACCTCGGAATCTCAACGAAAAGAATCCACTTCAAGCAGTTCCGCGTCGAATTCCAGAACGAGTGGATCGCATGCATCACAACAACTAGGAATAACCTCTAGTGAGTCTGTTCCAACCTCAACTGCAAGTGTGAAATTGAAATCACAACCGGAACAAAGTACATCAACACAGACAAAGTTAATGTCAACTACAAGTGGCACATCAGAATTACAACCAGGAGAATTATATACTGCCACAATATCTCTATTTACAACAGAATCGGAAAGTAGGTCAATATCGACGTCAGGAACAAGTGTATCCTCAAAATCACAACCACAAGAAATGACACCTAGTGAGTCTGTTCTAAAATCAGCTTCAAGTGAATCATCAGAATCACAACAAAAAGCAACAACATCTAGTGGTGTTTCTTCTAGTGAGTCTCATCTGTCATTAACTTCAAGCGAAGTGATAGAATCTCAATCAGAGGAAAGTACCACAACAGAGTCAGAGTCAACGTCCACGGCAAGTGGAACCTCAGAATTGAAACAACAAAAAGCTACTACTACAACAATGACTCTCTTATCCTCAGAATCTCAAccaaaagaatatttttcaaccAAGTCCGTATTGACGACACTATCCTTAGAATCACAACCACAAAAATAA